The DNA segment agagcagatctctatgagtgtaagaccagcctggtctacaattcCAGGACattaagttccaggatagccagggcaacatagagaaactctgtcccaaaaaaacaaaaacaaaaacaatagaaacaaacaaGATGACAACACATTGGGCCAAGTTACAATGCcttcaatattatatatattataatgctGATCTTGTAAACTTGCTTCCAGATCCCAGCGCTCCCTAACAATGACCTGGACAGGCAACCAGACTCTCATCTCTCACTTTGTCCTCCTGGGCCTCTTCACCCACTCTCCACTgcatctcttcctcttctccatcaTTATGCTCATGTTCCTGGTGGCCCTCTCTGGCAACGGGCTCATGATCCTCCTCATCCTTGTGGACTCTCGCCTGCACagccccatgtacttcttcctcagttGGCTATCCCTCATGGACCTCATGCTCATCTCCACCATTGTGCCACGGATGGCTGCTGACTTTCTCATGGGCCGTGGCTCTATCTCCTTCGCTGGCTGTGGCCTCCAgattctcttcttcctcaccctcctgGGGGATGAGTGCTTCCTGCTGGCCTTCATGGCCTATGACCGTTATGTGGCCATTAGCAACCCGCTGAGGTACTCTGTAATCATGAGCCGCCGCGTCTGCTGGCTCATGGTAGCGGGGTCTTGGCTCTTTGGCCTGGTAGATGGACTGATCCAGGCTGTTTTTACGCTTCGCTTCCCCTACTGCAGTTCCCAGGAGATCGACCACTTCTTCTGTGAGGTTCCTGCTGTGCTCAAGCTGGCCTGTGCTGACACCTCTCTCTATGAGACCATGATCTATGTCTGCTGTGTCCTCATGCTTCTCCTGCCCTTTTCTGTCATCTCGGCCTCCTACATCCGGATCCTGGTGGCAGTGCTCCGGATGCGCTCTGCAGAAGGTCGGCAGAAGGCCTTCGCTACCTGTTCCTCCCACATGATTGTGGTCTCCCTCTTCTACGGGGCTGCCATGATCACATACATGCGACCACAGGCCTACCATTCCTCCAAGCAGGACAAAGTGGTCTCTGCCTTCTACACCATGATCACCCCCATGCTCAACCCTCTTATTTACAGTCTAAGGAACAAAGAAGTGACTGGGGCCCTGAGGAAACTCCTGGGAAAGTGTCCCTGTGGAGGTGGGACTCTTGTTTGAAGTTGGTGTCAGAAGAGGTGAGGTGTGGAATTGAGAGCCTGGTTCCCCCAGCTGCAGTTTGTCTGAGGGAGATACAAATGTACCATATTGAAAACATACGCACACGTTTGTGTTTTCCTCAATCTTGATTGTTTTttactgggtataaaattatatgctggcatttattttctgtctttaaatgtctttttattagattttCTGGTTATTTCTGATAAGCACTCAACTATGTCTTTTAATGGAGAGCCTATATTGTAAAGTTACTTTTGGCTACTTTTCTTTACACATCTTGTTTTCAGCAACTTGAAAACGGCATGTCTCTAGTGTGGGCTTGTTTTCCCCTAAGATTGTTGGATCCGTGGATTAGACAATAGCAATCTTTGTAAAGACAATGTATATGAATACCAGCAAATTTGGGGGCTTTTGTGGACTTGATACTTACTTTGTCGTTTTgaaaggtctcactatgtaggtcagGAT comes from the Rattus norvegicus strain BN/NHsdMcwi chromosome 10, GRCr8, whole genome shotgun sequence genome and includes:
- the Or2t26 gene encoding putative olfactory receptor, giving the protein MTWTGNQTLISHFVLLGLFTHSPLHLFLFSIIMLMFLVALSGNGLMILLILVDSRLHSPMYFFLSWLSLMDLMLISTIVPRMAADFLMGRGSISFAGCGLQILFFLTLLGDECFLLAFMAYDRYVAISNPLRYSVIMSRRVCWLMVAGSWLFGLVDGLIQAVFTLRFPYCSSQEIDHFFCEVPAVLKLACADTSLYETMIYVCCVLMLLLPFSVISASYIRILVAVLRMRSAEGRQKAFATCSSHMIVVSLFYGAAMITYMRPQAYHSSKQDKVVSAFYTMITPMLNPLIYSLRNKEVTGALRKLLGKCPCGGGTLV